In the genome of Nycticebus coucang isolate mNycCou1 chromosome 12, mNycCou1.pri, whole genome shotgun sequence, one region contains:
- the GLI1 gene encoding zinc finger protein GLI1, with product MFNSMTPPPVSSYGEPCCLRPLPSQGAPSMGTEGLSGLPFCHQTNLLSSPHSYAPARETNSCSEGPLFPPSRSGVKLNKKRALSISPLSDASLDLQTVIRTSPSSLVAFINSRCTSPGGSYGHLSIGTMSPSLGFPPQMNHQKGISPSFRIQPCGSHDSVRGGTMPHPQSRGPPPTCQLKSELDMMVGKCPEEPLEGDMSSPNSTGTQDPLLGMLDGREDLEREEKPEPESVYETDCRWDGCSQEFDSQEQLVHHINSEHIHGERKEFVCHWGGCSRELRPFKAQYMLVVHMRRHTGEKPHKCTFEGCRKSYSRLENLKTHLRSHTGEKPYMCEHEGCSKAFSNASDRAKHQNRTHSNEKPYVCKLPGCTKRYTDPSSLRKHVKTVHGPDAHVTKRHRGDGPLPRAPSLSTVEPKREREGGLIREESRLAVPEGAMKPQPSPGAQSSCSSDHSPAGSAANTDSGVEMTGNAGGSTEDLSSLDEGPCIASTGLSTLHRLENLRLDQLHQFRPIGTRGLKLPSLSHTGTPVSRRLGPPVSLDRRSSSSSSISSAYTVSRRSSLASPFPPGSPPENGASVLPGLTPAQHYLLRARYASARGGGTPPTAAPSLDRMGGLPAPPWRSRAEYPGYNPNAGVTRRASDPARAADHPAPARVQRFKSLGCVHTPPTVTEGGRNFDSHIPTSVYSPQPPCITENVAMDTRGLREEPEVVTSMMGSNLNPYMDFPPADTLGYGGPEGAAAEPYGARGPGSLPLGPGPPPNYSPNPCPQQISYPDLPPETWSEFPSHSELYPSPKALGGAYSQCPRLEHYGQVQVKPEQGCPVGSDSTGPAPCLNAHPSEGPPRPQPLFSHYPQLSPPQHPQAGPYAQPSPSYLPSESRPGLNFDSPAQSAGQLKAQLVCNYVQSQQELLWEGGGSGDAPVQEPPYQSPKFLGGSQVSPNPAKAPVTTYGPGFAPNLPSHKSGSYPTPSPCHDNFVVGAYRASHRAAAPPRLLPPLPTCYGPLKVGGTNPSCGHPEVGRPGGGPALYPPPEGQVCNPLDSLDLDNTQLDFVAILDEAQGLSPPHSQDQEGSSEHTPSPSGPPNMAVGNMSVLLRSLPGETQFLNSSA from the exons ATGTTCAACTCGATGACCCCTCCACCAGTCAGTAGCTATGGTGAGCCCTGCTGTCTCCGGCCTCTCCCCAGTCAGGGAGCCCCAAGCATGGGGACAGAAG GACTGTCTGGTCTGCCCTTCTGCCACCAAACCAACCTCTTGTCCAGCCCCCATAGTTATGCGCCAGCCAGAGAGACCAACAGCTGCAGTGAGG GCCCACTCTTTCCTCCTTCCCGGAGTGGAGTCAAGTTAAACAAGAAACGGGCACTCTCCATCTCACCTCTGTCAGATGCCAGCCTGGACCTGCAGACGGTTATCCGGACCTCGCCCAGCTCCCTGGTGGCCTTCATCAACTCACGCTGCACATCTCCAGGAGGCTCCTATGGCCATCTGTCCATTGGCACCATGAG CCCATCTCTGGGATTCCCACCCCAGATGAATCACCAAAAAGGAATCTCACCTTCCTTCAGGATCCAGCCCTGTGGTTCCCATGACTCTGTCCGGGGTGGGACGATGCCTCATCCTCAGTCCCGGGGACCACCCCCAACTTGCCAG CTGAAGTCTGAGTTGGACATGATGGTTGGCAAGTGCCCAGAAGAGCCCTTGGAAGGCGATATGTCCAGCCCCAACTCCACTGGCACACAA GATCCCCTGTTGGGGATGCTAGATGGGCGAGAGGACCTCGAGAGAGAGGAGAAGCCTGAGCCTGAATCTGTGTATGAGACTGACTGCCGCTGGGATGGATGCAGCCAGGAATTTGACTCCCAGGAGCAGCTGGTGCAC CACATCAACAGCGAGCACATCCATGGAGAGCGGAAGGAGTTTGTTTGCCACTGGGGGGGCTGTTCCAGGGAGCTGAGGCCCTTCAAAGCTCAGTACATGCTGGTGGTGCACATGCGCAGACACACGGGTGAAAAGCCACACAAGTGCACG TTTGAAGGGTGCCGGAAGTCATACTCACGCCTTGAAAACCTGAAGACACACCTGCGGTCACACACGGGTGAAAAGCCATACATGTGTGAACATGAGGGCTGCAGTAAAGCCTTCAGCAATGCCAGTGACAGAGCCAAGCACCAGAATCGGACCCACTCCAATGAG AAGCCGTACGTGTGTAAGCTCCCTGGCTGCACCAAACGCTACACAGATCCCAGCTCACTCCGAAAACATGTCAAGACGGTGCATGGTCCTGATGCTCATGTGACCAAGCGGCACCGTGGAGATGGCCCCCTGCCCCGGGCACCATCGCTTTCCACAGTGGAGCCAAAGAGGGAGCGAGAAGGAGGCCTCATCAGGGAGGAGAGCAGATTGGCTGTGCCAGAGGGTGCCATG AAGCCACAGCCCAGCCCTGGGGCCCAGTCATCCTGCAGCAGTGACCACTCCCCGGCAGGCAGTGCAGCCAATACAGACAGTGGTGTAGAAATGACTGGCAATGCAGGGGGCAGCACCGAGGACCTCTCCAGCCTGGATGAGGGGCCTTGTATCGCCAGCACCGGTCTGTCTACTCTTCACCGCCTTGAGAACCTCAGACTGGACCAGCTGCATCAATTTCGGCCCATAGGGACCCGGGGACTAAAACTGCCCAGCTTGTCCCACACTG GTACCCCCGTGTCACGCCGTCTGGGCCCCCCAGTATCGCTTGATCGCCGCAGCAGCAGCTCCAGCAGCATCAGTTCTGCCTATACTGTCAGCCGCCgctcctccttggcctccccttTCCCCCCCGGCTCCCCACCAGAGAATGGAGCATCCGTACTTCCAGGCCTCACGCCTGCCCAGCACTACCTGCTCCGGGCAAGATACGCTTCAGCCAGAGGGGGTGGTACCCCACCCACTGCAGCACCCAGCCTGGATCGGATGGGGGGTCTTCCTGCACCTCCTTGGAGAAGCCGAGCTGAGTATCCAGGATATAACCCCAATGCAGGGGTCACCCGGAGGGCCAGTGACCCAGCTCGGGCTGCTGACCACCCTGCTCCAGCCAGAGTCCAGCGGTTCAAGAGCCTGGGTTGTGTCCACACTCCCCCCACTGTGACAGAGGGAGGACGGAACTTTGACTCCCACATCCCAACCTCTGTCTATTCACCACAGCCCCCCTGCATCACTGAGAATGTTGCCATGGATACTAGAGGGCTAAGGGAGGAGCCAGAGGTTGTGACCTCCATGATGGGCAGTAATCTGAACCCCTATATGGATTTCCCACCTGCTGATACTCTGGGATATGGAGGACCTGAGGGGGCAGCAGCTGAACCTTATGGAGCTAGGGGTCCAGGCTCCCTGCCCCTGGGGCCTGGTCCACCCCCCAACTATAGCCCCAATCCCTGTCCCCAGCAGATCTCATATCCTGACCTCCCGCCAGAAACGTGGAGTGAGTTCCCTTCCCACTCTGAGCTGTACCCCAGCCCTAAGGCTCTAGGTGGAGCCTACAGCCAGTGTCCTAGACTTGAACATTATGGACAAGTGCAGGTCAAGCCGGAAcaggggtgcccagtggggtctGACTCCACAGGACCGGCACCCTGCCTCAATGCCCACCCCAGTGAGGGGCCTCCTCGCCCACAGCCTCTGTTCTCCCATTACCCCCAGCTCTCTCCTCCCCAGCATCCCCAGGCAGGCCCCTATGCCCAGCCATCCCCCAGTTATCTTCCTTCAGAATCCAGGCCTGGCCTCAACTTTGATTCCCCGGCCCAGTCTGCAGGACAACTCAAGGCTCAGCTTGTGTGTAATTATGTTCAGTCTCAACAGGAGCTGCTGTGGGAGGGTGGGGGCAGCGGAGATGCCCCAGTCCAAGAACCTCCCTACCAGAGTCCCAAGTTTCTGGGGGGTTCCCAGGTTAGCCCAAACCCTGCTAAAGCCCCAGTCACAACTTATGGACCTGGCTTTGCACCCAACTTGCCCAGTCACAAATCAGGCTCCTACCCCACCCCTTCTCCATGCCATGACAATTTTGTGGTGGGGGCATACAGGGCCTCCCACAGGGCAGCAGCACCACCTCGACTTCTGCCTCCACTGCCAACTTGTTATGGGCCCCTCAAGGTGGGGGGCACCAACCCCAGTTGTGGCCATCCTGAAGTAGGCAGGCCAGGAGGTGGTCCTGCTTTGTACCCCCCTCCTGAAGGGCAGGTGTGTAATCCTTTGGACTCTCTCGATCTTGACAACACTCAGCTGGACTTTGTGGCTATTTTGGATGAGGCCCAGGGGCTGAGTCCTCCCCATTCCCAGGATCAGGAGGGCAGCTCTGAACACACCCCATCTCCCTCTGGGCCCCCCAACATGGCTGTGGGCAACATGAGTGTCTTACTGAGATCCCTGCCTGGGGAGACACAATTCCTCAACTCTAGTGCCTAG